One genomic segment of Chitinophaga sancti includes these proteins:
- a CDS encoding RagB/SusD family nutrient uptake outer membrane protein: protein MFDIRRWRTAENVMPGPIKGMTYVKDGVLTTVVNNSFVRAFNPERDYLWAISQQEIILNPNLTQNPNW, encoded by the coding sequence TTGTTTGACATCAGAAGATGGAGAACTGCTGAGAATGTGATGCCTGGTCCAATTAAGGGTATGACCTATGTGAAAGACGGCGTGCTGACCACCGTTGTGAATAATAGTTTTGTACGTGCGTTTAACCCGGAACGTGACTACCTGTGGGCGATTTCACAACAGGAGATTATCCTGAATCCTAATCTGACACAAAATCCCAACTGGTAA
- a CDS encoding arylsulfatase yields MHRKKLIFSAVTVCAGVVLLFSLGGFKKADPPKKKIRPNIVVILADDMGFSDVGCYGGEINTPNINYLAENGIRYTQFYNTSRCCPTRASLLTGLYNHQAGIGKMTDAEDEPGYLGHITENAVTLAEVLKAAGYHTAMSGKWHVSNTDGQPDPKEQLNWLNHHTTYPAFSPIAQYPTSRGFEKFFGTIWGVVDFYDPFSLVSGTTPIKEVPKDYYHTDAIADTAVAYIKGYADDDKPFFLYVAENAPHWPLHALPEDIAKYKDTYKGGWEAVREARYKKMVKLGLIDSATTKLSPRFKDEQSWASNPDKEWDAAAMATHAAMIDRMDQGIGRIIKALKETNQLDNTLIVFLSDNGASAEICNHYGPGFDRPNETRDGRKIEYADKKAMPGPETTYYSIGPRWANVANTPYRYWKAESFEGGIHTPMIAFWPKGITAKKGGFSKQVGHVMDFMNTFIEMAGAKYPANYNGHAIQAGNGVSLVPSFKGQLVTGHEELFNEHFGARYARVGNWKLVSASNDSTWHLFNLEKDRSETNDLAAQEPLRVKELEGLWREWANTHSVLPKPTPKKK; encoded by the coding sequence ATGCATAGAAAAAAGCTAATTTTTAGTGCAGTGACTGTTTGTGCAGGTGTAGTGCTGTTGTTTTCTCTTGGAGGCTTTAAGAAAGCCGATCCACCCAAAAAGAAAATAAGACCGAATATTGTGGTGATCCTCGCTGATGATATGGGTTTCTCGGATGTAGGTTGTTATGGTGGTGAGATCAATACACCGAATATCAATTACCTCGCAGAGAATGGGATCAGGTACACACAGTTTTACAATACATCACGTTGTTGTCCTACCAGGGCATCGTTGCTGACAGGGTTGTACAATCATCAGGCAGGCATTGGTAAGATGACAGATGCGGAGGATGAGCCTGGCTATCTCGGTCATATTACGGAGAATGCAGTGACGCTTGCAGAGGTATTGAAAGCTGCAGGGTATCACACTGCCATGTCTGGCAAATGGCATGTATCCAATACGGATGGTCAGCCTGATCCAAAAGAACAACTGAACTGGCTGAACCACCATACGACTTATCCTGCTTTTTCACCCATAGCGCAATATCCTACCAGCAGAGGGTTTGAGAAATTCTTTGGCACCATCTGGGGAGTTGTGGATTTCTATGATCCATTTAGCCTGGTAAGTGGTACTACACCCATCAAAGAAGTACCTAAAGATTATTATCATACAGATGCGATTGCAGATACAGCGGTAGCTTACATCAAAGGGTATGCAGATGATGATAAACCATTTTTCCTGTACGTAGCGGAGAATGCGCCACACTGGCCATTACATGCATTGCCGGAAGATATCGCGAAGTATAAGGATACTTATAAAGGAGGATGGGAAGCAGTGCGTGAAGCCCGTTATAAAAAAATGGTAAAACTGGGGCTGATTGATTCCGCAACTACTAAATTGTCTCCACGATTTAAAGATGAGCAGAGTTGGGCGTCAAATCCTGACAAAGAATGGGATGCAGCAGCAATGGCTACGCATGCCGCGATGATTGACAGAATGGATCAGGGGATTGGCAGGATAATCAAAGCCTTGAAAGAGACGAATCAATTAGACAATACATTGATCGTGTTCCTGAGTGATAATGGTGCGAGTGCAGAGATCTGTAATCACTATGGTCCTGGTTTTGACAGACCGAATGAAACACGTGATGGCAGGAAGATTGAGTATGCTGATAAGAAAGCGATGCCGGGACCTGAGACCACGTATTACAGCATAGGACCTCGTTGGGCGAATGTAGCGAATACGCCTTACCGTTACTGGAAAGCAGAGTCATTTGAAGGGGGAATTCATACACCGATGATTGCTTTCTGGCCAAAGGGCATCACTGCAAAGAAAGGTGGTTTTAGCAAACAGGTGGGGCATGTAATGGACTTTATGAATACATTCATTGAAATGGCAGGTGCTAAGTATCCTGCTAATTATAATGGTCATGCGATCCAGGCCGGTAATGGGGTGAGCCTGGTGCCTTCATTTAAAGGGCAGTTGGTGACAGGGCATGAGGAATTGTTCAATGAACATTTTGGTGCGAGATATGCGCGTGTGGGTAACTGGAAGTTGGTAAGTGCCAGTAATGATAGTACGTGGCATTTGTTCAATTTAGAAAAGGATAGGAGCGAGACAAATGATCTGGCTGCACAGGAGCCTTTACGGGTGAAGGAGCTGGAAGGATTGTGGAGAGAGTGGGCTAATACTCATAGTGTGTTGCCAAAGCCAACCCCAAAAAAGAAATAA
- a CDS encoding Panacea domain-containing protein has product MIYDANAIANWFLGRIDTNAGDTISHLKLQKLIYYAQAWHLAIYGKPLFKEKIESWPNGPVVASIYRRFKDIPRAAAIDSFKDWTKTDFSAEIEELLEEVYTIYGEHSAGYLQELTKRELPWKKARKGLDMFEKVDKAITHKDMIDYYKKRMNNGKKAS; this is encoded by the coding sequence ATGATTTATGATGCAAATGCAATTGCTAATTGGTTTTTGGGACGTATTGATACAAATGCAGGAGATACGATATCCCATTTAAAATTGCAGAAATTAATCTACTACGCACAGGCATGGCATTTAGCTATTTATGGCAAGCCACTGTTTAAAGAAAAAATAGAGTCATGGCCAAATGGACCTGTAGTTGCCAGTATTTATCGCAGATTCAAGGATATTCCCCGGGCTGCTGCCATTGATTCGTTCAAGGATTGGACAAAGACAGACTTTTCTGCTGAAATAGAGGAGCTGCTGGAAGAGGTATATACTATTTATGGAGAACACTCTGCTGGCTATTTACAAGAATTAACTAAAAGAGAGCTCCCGTGGAAAAAAGCACGAAAGGGATTGGATATGTTCGAAAAAGTAGATAAAGCAATTACCCATAAAGATATGATTGACTACTATAAAAAAAGAATGAACAATGGGAAAAAAGCATCATAA
- a CDS encoding MAG6450 family protein produces the protein MGKKHHNKSIIPKKEASAAQQPDEFSQMSMEDFNGWKLEGDRAHVIASIKFIQHDFQCFSDWSKQDMKTFWNFINKLHKYNWKNLLATGGKVAKTGLAPTVIPIYKYPDNRFRRSIQNLVEMFELRVDNTKRVHGFRDGPVFFICWLDKNHRICA, from the coding sequence ATGGGAAAAAAGCATCATAATAAAAGTATCATTCCAAAAAAAGAAGCCTCAGCTGCACAGCAGCCCGATGAATTTTCTCAAATGAGTATGGAAGATTTTAATGGATGGAAATTGGAAGGGGATCGTGCGCATGTTATTGCCTCCATCAAATTCATTCAACATGATTTTCAATGCTTTTCTGATTGGAGTAAACAGGATATGAAGACATTTTGGAATTTCATTAACAAATTGCATAAATATAATTGGAAAAACCTTTTAGCTACAGGAGGAAAAGTGGCAAAAACAGGTTTAGCACCAACAGTTATTCCGATATATAAATATCCTGATAACAGATTTCGCAGATCAATACAAAATTTAGTTGAAATGTTTGAATTGCGAGTGGATAATACCAAGCGGGTTCATGGTTTTAGAGATGGACCTGTTTTTTTTATCTGCTGGCTGGATAAGAACCACCGGATTTGTGCATAA